The Candidatus Tumulicola sp. region GCATAAATGACCCCGACCGCGGAAAACAAGAACCCAGCCACGTCGTTGTGCTTGCGTAGAACCTCGCTACTAAAGCGCCGCCGCCACAGCGCATGCAGCCCGACGCAGAACGCCGCGATGACGACGACGATGAGGAGCTCGCCGATGACTTGTGACACGTGCATCGTCGTATGCGTCACGATAGGCGAACTCCTCGCCGGAGTGTCAGCCGCCGACTAATTCTTGCAGCGCACGATCGAAAATCTTGGGCGCTTTACCCGCAAAGAGAAGCCCTTCGTTGCCGCCGATCTGCTTGCGCAGCTCGACCAGTTCGTCCCGCAGTGCCGCCGCCTTCTCGAACTCGAGGTTGGCGGCTAACTCCCGCATCCGCCGGTCCAGGTCGGCGGCGGTCTTCAAGGCGATCTCGCGCGGCAGCTTGTCGTACTTGAACTTCTCGGTGTTTTCGCGGGTGGCGCCGACCATCCCAAGGATGTCGCGCACTTCCTTGCGGATCGAGCGCGGCTCGATGCCGTGCTCGGTGTTGAAGGCCACTTGCAACTCCCGGCGCCGCTTCGTCTCGCCGATGGCCCGCGCCATCGACTCGGTCATCACATCCGCGTACATAATCACCTTGCCCTCGACGTGACGGGCGGCACGTCCGATCGTCTGAATCAGCGAGGTTCCGCTGCGCAGATACCCTTCCTTGTCGGCATCCAAGATGCCAACCATCGACACCTCGGGCAAGTCTAGCCCCTCGCGCAGCAAATTGATTCCGACCAGCACGTCGAACGTACCGATACGCAGATCGCGAAGGATCGCCACGCGCTCGAGCGTGTCGATTTCGCTGTGCAGATAGCGCGCGCGCAATCCCATTTCGAGTAAGAAGTCGGTCAGATCTTCGGCCATCTTTTTGGTGAGCGTCGTCACCAGAACGCGTTCTTGACGATCGGAGCGCACGCGAATTTCTTCCATGAGATCGTCGATCTGATTGCGCGTCGGACGCACGTCGACTTCGGGGTCGACCAAACCGGTCGGGCGGATGATCATCTCGACGACTTGGCTGCTACGCCCGGTTTCGTACGCTCCCGGCGTCGCCGAAACGTAGATCGCCTGCTTCACATGATCGTCGAACTCTTCATATGTAAGCGGCCGGTTATCCAACGCACTCGGCAAGCGGAATCCGTGCTCGACCAGCACTTCTTTGCGCGAGCGATCGCCGCCGTACATGCCGCGGACTTGCGGCAACGTGACGTGCGACTCGTCGGCGAAAAGAAGCCAGTCTTTGGGGAAAAAGTCGATCAAGCACGACGGCGTCGATCCGGGCTCGCGGCCGGTAAGATGTCGCGAGTAGTTTTCGATCCCGTTGCAGTAGCCCACCTCGCGCAACATGTCGAGGTCGTAGCGGGTGCGCATCTCCAAACGTTGTGCTTCGAGAAGCTTTCCGTGCGCCCGAAAATACTTTAAACGATCGGCCAGTTCGGCTTCGATGGAGTCGACGGCGCTCCGCAATTTCTCGTCGGGCGTGATGAAGTGTTTGGCCGGAAAGATGTGCAATTCGTCTTTGCTCTCGACGTACTCGCCGGTCATGATGTTGACGACGTTGATGGCTTCGATTTCGTCGCCGAAAAATTCGATGCGATGCACCAGCTCTTCGTCCACGGCGACGAACTCCAACACGTCGCCGCGAACGCGGAACGTCCCTCGCACGAGGTTGAGGTCGTTGCGACGGTATTGCATATCGATCAGTTTGCGCAAAAACACATCCCGGTCCAACGAATCGCCGACCCGCACCCGTACCGACATCTCCATATAATCCGAGGGCGACCCTAAACCGAAGATGCAAGAGACGGATGCGACGATCAGCGTGTCGGGACGCGTCAATAGCGATTGGGTGGCCGAATGACGCAGGCGCTCGATCTCGTCGTTGACCGAACTGTCTTTTTCGATATAGGTGTCGGTCGATGCGACGTACGCCTCGGGCTGGTAGTAGTCGAAGTACGATACGAAATATTCGACCGCGTTCTTTGGAAAAAAATCGCGGAACTCGGCGCACAGCTGGGCGGCCAGGAGCTTGTTGTGGCACAGTACGAGGGTCGGCTTTTGGACGAGCTCGACGGTGCGGGCCATCGCCATCGTCTTACCGCTGCCGGTCACACCCAGCAGCGTCTGCGTCCGATCGCCGCGCTCGACGCCTTCGGCGAGCGCCTGGGTGGCTTTGGGTTGATCGCCGGCGAGACCGAAGGGGGCAACCAGCTCGAATCGTTGAGACATTACCACTACTCAACCGCCTCCGGCACCGAACCGATTCAGCTCGGGCGCTCTTCGCGAGGAGCCCGGCCGGGCTCGCGTGAAAGCCAGCGGTTCGCTGCTGCTCTCGCCCACCGGGGGAGTCCGTGAGCCTCACTCCACTCATTTTTAGCGGAACTTCGAATCCGCAACTCGCTACAGACATCGCTAGACGTCTGCGGCTCAACGTCGGCAAGGCGCTTGTCGGCGAGTTTCGCAATGCGGAAACCCGGGTCGAAATCGGCGAGAACGTTCGCGGCGCCGAAGTCTTCGTCGTGCAATCCATCTGCCGCACGCCGCAAGGCAAGAGCGTCAACGACGCGCTGATGGAACTGCTCCTGATGATCGACGCATTACGCCGGGCATCCGCCGCGCGGATCACCTCGGTCATACCGTATTACGGGTATGCGAAGCAAGACAAAAAAACCAAAGGTCGCGAGCCGATCTCGGCCAAGGTCGTGGCCAACCTGCTCAAGGTGACCGGCTCGAAGCGCATCGTGACGATGGACTTGCACGCCGCGCAGATTCAAGGCTTTTTCGATATCCCGGTCGACAACTTGGTGGCGACGCCGGTGCTCTGCGAATACCTCAAGAAGCAAGGACTGTGCGATGGAAACGTCACGATCGTCTCGCCCGATGCGGGCGGCGTGCATCGCGCCGAAATCTTCGCAAAGCGCCTGAACTCCTCGCTGGCGATCGTCTTTAAGCGCCGTCCGGAACCAGACGTTTCGGAAGTCACCGACATCGTCGGCGATGTCGCCGGACGCGCTGCGGTGATCGTCGACGACATGATTTCCACCGGCGGCACGCTCGCGAAGGCGGCCGAAGCGATTAAAGCCCGCGGCGCGACCCGCGTGTTTACGGTAGCGACGCACGGTATCTTCGCCGGCGAAGCGGTCGACGTACTCGAACGATCGGACATCGAGAAAGTGATCGTCACCGATACGGTTCCGTTCGCGAACGTTCCGGAGCATCCAAAGTTCGTTCAACTATCGATCGCGCAGACGTTTGCCGATGCGATCAACCGGATTACCACCAACCGCTCGGTGTCCGAGCTCTTCGGCGACGATCAACCGTTGCCGCCGGCTGCCTGAGCGCACGGCGCAAAACTTTTACCCGTCTAGAAAGCAGAGGATTTACACAACGTGGCGACCGCAGATTTCAACCTCTCCGTCGAAAAGCGCGTAAAGCCCGGCACGACCGGCTCGAACGCGCTACGCCGGCACGGCAAAATTCCCGCCGTTCTCTATGGGCACGGGTCGCAACCCGAATCCATCGCGATCGACGCGAAAGCCTTCGCAGAACTTTTGCACCACGGCGCGCGGAATGCGATCGTGACGCTCAAGCCGGACGGCGGTCCCAACGAAACGGCCCTCGTTCGCACGATTCAATTTCATCCCGTCAGCCATCGCATTCTGCATGCCGATTTTCAGCGCGTTTCGGCCAACGAAGCGATCGTTGCGACGCTCGACGTCGTAACCGCGGGCGTCGCGCCGGGCGTCAAGGATTCCGGCGGCGTGATGGACGTCGTCATGCATCAACTGGAGATCCAGGGGCCGGCCAGCCAAATTCCCGAGCATCTCGAAGCTGACGTATCGAAGCTAGGCCTGTACGAGCACGTGACCGCCGGCGACATCAAGCTACCCGAAGGCTTCACGATGATCACTCCGGCCGACACGATCGTCGTCAGCGTCGAAGCGTCGCGCACCGAGCGTCAGGTTGAGGAAGCCGCGACCGGACCGACCGCAGCGGCCGAGCCGCAAGTCATCGGCGCTACCGACGAAAAATAGCCTCTGACCGATCGCGAATCAATTCGGCTGGTAGCCGGACTCGGGAACCCCGGCAAAGAGTATGCGGCGACGCGACACAACGCCGGGTTCATGGTCGTCGACGAAGTGGCGCGGCGCTACGCCGTGACGCACTGGAAGAAGAAAGACAGCGCCGAGCAGGCATTCGATGCCGCCCGGCGCGTCGTTTTCGTTAAACCGACGTCGTTCATGAACCTGAGCGGAGCGCCGTTGCGGCTCATTTCGTCGTGGTATAAGACGCCGCCGGGCGGCGTGCTGGTGGTGGTCGACGAAATGGACGTGGCATTCGGAAAACTTCGGATGCGGCCGTTCGGCGGGCACGGCGGTCACAACGGCTTGCGCTCGATCATCGCTACCATCGGCGACACGTTTCCGCGCTTGCGGATCGGTGTCGGGCGGCCGAGCTTCGCGTCGGTAGATCACGTGTTATCCCCGTTCGACGCGTCCGAACGCGAGCGATTACCCGACGTCGTGGCAGCGGCAGCCGACGCGGTAGACCTGTGGTTGCGAGAAGGGCTCGAAGCTGCGATGCAGTTCGCGAATAACTGGCAGATAACGCCTACGGACACCCCGCCGGAATGCGATTGATCGCCGCAATTCTCGCCGACGCGTCGGGACGATTGTTGAGGAAGAGACGCGCTCCGAGCCCGGGACACGCTTCCTGCATTTGTTGATCGGTCGCGCGAACGATCGAGCGTATGGCGGCGGCCGGATCCCCGCCGATCGACACCGCGTAACGGTCGGCGTCGAAATCGTACGAGCGCAACGCAGCATTCCGCACCGGAACGGCGCCGATATACACGAGCGCGAGCAACGCTCCGACCAGCGCTAGACGCGATAGCGGATCGTCGTCGCGCCGGAAACCGCACCGGTCTGCCAAGACCACGGCCAACGCAGAAAAGATGATGATGATACCGCCCTCGATGAGGGCAACGAACAGCGGATCGGCGTGAATCGCATGAGCGGTTTCGAAGGCGGCATCGTACACCGCTTCCTCGGGCGTGCTGGCGGCGACAACGCCACCGTCGAGCACGACTCGGTGCTGCAATCCGCCGAGCATCACCGCGCCCGCGAACGGCGAGCCGCTCGGACGCTGCGTGTAGGCCGCTACATCGTGAATTCCCCCTCGCGCCAGCGCTGCCGAAATTTGTTGCGCCAATACACCGCTGACGGGCTGCAGCACCGACTGTTGGGGAACCTCGAAGTATGGACGCGCGTATGCCCACGAGATGCTCACGCCCAAAATGGCAAGGATCGTGTAGATGTACCACTGGTGTGTGCGCTCGACAAGCCAGAGGATGAGCGCCGCCGCGATGCCGGCGACGGTCATGGCCAACGCCGTATGCAGCACCCAAAATCCGAACCATTGGCGCGTCAACTCTCCCGATAAGCCCATGGTTCGCTCGACCCGATACAAATAAAACGCCGGCAACAGCGCGGCGACGCGCGCGATCAGCGCCAACGCAGCGCCGAATGCGAAGCGCACCGACCAGCGCGTTTTCCAGCGGCGTCGCAGCCAATCGCGCAAACCCGCGGCGCGGCCCGAACTCCAAAAATACGCCAGCGCCAGTGCCTCGAACAGCACCATTACGAACCAACCGGGCAGTTGAAACGCCGTTAAGCGCCGCGCTACGACTTGACGGTCGGAATCGACCAAGGCAGACGCCGGTTTGGTAAGGAGATCGCCGCGCGGAATCGCGTCGACGATCCGATCGGTCTGGTTCGGGCGAGTCGCCGCAGCATCGGCACCGGCAAAGCCGAACGCGCCGAAGAGCGTTAACGCGACGATCGTTCCGAGAACGATTCGGCGGATCGCTCGTCCCATCGTCGGGAGGTTCGCGGGTTTAGCACCGCGGCCTCCGGTAACACCGACGCCCAACGACCCGCTGCCAGCGAAAACGAAACGCGATTGCGACCGGTGTGCTTACTGTAGTACATCGCGCGATCGGCCGCATCCAGCAGCTCGCCCGGCGTTGAGGCGTCGTGCGGGTAGGCCGCGACGCCGATGCTCGTCGTCACACCGGCAAGCGCAAATGCATGCCGATTGACCGCGGCGCACAAGTCGTGCGCTCGTTCGATCGCGCGCGCTTTTCCAGTTGCGCGCGCCAACAGGCAAAACTCGTCACCGCCGGCACGCGCCGCCACATCCAGTCCGGCGACGGCTTGCGCGCGTAAGAGCGATGCCAGCGTTCGCAGCACGCCGTCACCGGCTCGATGCCCGAGCCGGTCGTTGACGTCCTTAAATCCGTCGACGTCGACGAACCACAGACACATCGGAGCCGGCGGACGACGCGAAGAAGCGTGGCGAATTTCATCGTCGAGCCTGCGCCGGAATGCGCGAGCCGTCAGCAGTCCGGTGGATTCGTCGATCTCGGCTTCGGTACGCACCGCCTCACGTTCGCAGGCGGCTGCGAATGGAGCGGCCGACATCGCGATTGCCGGCAGTGACATTTCGGCACCGGGATAGATGGACGATGCATATGCAATCGCCGCCAGCGTGCTGCCGTCCATCCACGGGACGGCGACGGCGCTGCGGTCGGCGAGCAACAACCCGCGGCCGTCACGCGGCATCGTTGCGCACACCTGTGTGGCGGCAGCGCGAGCAACCAATCCTCGACCGTCGCCAAACGGAAGACGCCATCCCTCGAGATAGCTCGCACGATGACCACGAACGTGTGCGCACCTGAGTTCGCCGTCCTCGACGACGAAAACGGCCAACACGTCGGCGCCGCGTTCGACCTGCGAAAGCGTCTGCGCGATCGCGTCGACGACGTGTGACGGCGATCGCCGAGAGGCGTCGAGCAGCGACGTCGCAGCGTGGAGTAGCCGCGCGTCGCTCGACACGCGCGACGGCCGTCGTTTCACCGTGAAAGTCGCCAAAAAATCCGCCACGCTCACCACGCAGCGGTTAGTGCCCAGCCGAGCCGCGCTTGCTGAAACCTAGTGAGAACGATTTGGGAGCGGACGCGCCGGATTTCCGGCAACGCGTTCGCCGGGCGGCACGTCGCGCGTCACGACCGAACCCGCGCCGGTTAGGGAGCCGTCTCCCAGCGTGACCGGTGCGATCAACGAGGTGTTGGATCCGATCGAAACGTCGCGGCCGATCGTCGTTTGATTTTTCTGTCGCCCATCGTAGTTGCAGGTGATCGTGCCGGCGCCGATGTTGGCTTCTTCTCCAACGACCGCGTCGCCGACGTAGCTGAGATGTTTCGCTTTGGAACCGGCGGCGAACGCCGATTTCTTGATCTCGACGAAATTGCCGATTTGCACTTCATCGCCGAGATCGGCCTTGTCGCGAACCTGCGCGTACGGGCCAACCGTGACCCCGCGGCCGATGGTGCTGTCGACGACGATGCTGTCGCGAATCTCGGAACCATCGCCGATCTTGGCGTACGACACACGGGCGTTCGGACCGATCACACAACCTTCACCGATCTCGCTCAAGCGCGAGATCGTGGTGTTCGGATAAATAACGGTATCGCGACCGATCATCAGTTCGGGCTCTAGATAGGTCGTCGCAGGGTCGACGATCGTCACCCCGTCGCGCATATGTTGCTCGCAGATCCGTTCGTTCATCGCGCGCCGGGCGCGGGCCAATTCGACACGATCGTTGATGCCGATCGCATCCTCGTGTTTGGGCGCTGAAACGGCGTGAACGCGCTTGCCGGCCTCGACCAGCCCGCGCACGGTATCGGTCAAGTAGAACTCGCCCTGCGCGTTGTCGGCGCGTAGGCCGCCGATTGCCTGGCGCAGGGCCGGCTCCGAAAACGCATAGACGCCCGCATTCACTTCGTCAAGCGCGAGCTGTTCGGGCGTCGCGTCGCGCGCCTCGACGATACCCTCGACCGCGCCGTTGCGCCGTACGATTCGCCCGAAACTCGACGGGAGCGGCATCTTCACGGTAACGAGCGCGAGGTCGACGCGTTCGCCGTCCAGCTCACGGAGCACGTCGCCGAAGATCGATCCGGAGATCAGCGGCATATCGCCACTCGCGATCAGGATGCGGCCGCTCGCGTTTTCGGGCATGTCATCTAACGCGGCTCGCACGGCATCGCCCGTTCCGCGCTGCTCGGTCTGTACGACGGTACGCACGCCGAACGAAGCGATACGCTCCCGAACGTCGGCCGCCACGACCACCACGACGTCATCGATGCCGGCTTCGCGCAGGCCGTTCAGCACGTACCACAACATCGGACGTCCGCACAGATCGTGGAGCACCTTGGGTCGCGAGCTTTTCATCCGCGTACCCTTGCCGGCCGCCAACACGATGGCGCGAATCATATACTTCCCTCTTGCGGTCGAAGCGCCGTGTCGAAATCGCGACGCCAATCATCTTGCTCGCGCTTGCTGGGCGCACCGAGCAGTTCGAGCGCGCCACGCAAGCGTTCGCGCGTCATGTCCCGCCCCAGTAATTCCATCGAGTCGTACAACGGAATCGACGTCGCGCTCCCGGTGACCGCGACGTACAGCGGACGCGCGATCTCGCGCGGTTTGCGTCCCATTGCACCGGCGACCCGGTCGATCGCGAACTCGATGCCGCCCACGGAAAACTCCGTCAACGTTTCGAGCGTCCACATCGTCAACGCCAGCACTTGCCGCGTCTGCAGTTCGTCGAGCTTTCCCGAAACGAGCGCCTCGCGGCTCACCTTCAAACGGCCAGCCAGTAAAAATGCCAGCAGCGGGGCGACGTCGCTCAAACGTTCGACGCGCGGTTGTGCCAGCGCGGCGATACGGTCCCAACGATCGGTTCCGGCACCGGCCCATGCACGCATGCGCTCCGCAAACGTTTGCGGCGTTAATCGCTCGCGCAAGTAGCGGCCGTTCACCCAGTCGAGTTTAGCCGTATCGAAAATTGGGCCGCCGACCGGAACGTGCTCCAACTCGAAACGCTCGACCATCTGCTGCAAGTCGAGAATTTCCGATTCGCCTTCACGCACCGGATTCGAGAGCAATCCCAAGAAGTTCATCAAGGCTTCGGATACGTACCCCATCGCCCGGTAAAATAAAATGCCTGTCGGATTCTTACGTTTGCTGAGTTTACTCTTGTCCGGATTGCGCAGGAGCGGCAGGTGGAGCAAGGCCGGCGGCTCCCAGCCAAAATAGCCATACAACAGCAAGTGTTTGGGAGCGCTCGACACCCACTCCTCGCCGCGCAGCACGTGGGTGATCTGCATCAGGTGATCGTCGACGACGTTCGCGAGGTGGTACGTCGGCATGCCGTCGGACTTGATCAGCACTTGCATGTCGACCGACGTCCATTCGAATTCGATGACGCCGCGACGCAGGTCGTTTACTTGGCAGACGCCTTCATCCGGAACGCGAAGACGAACGACGTGCGGTATGCCGGCCGCTTCTTTTTCAGCGATCTCACCGGGAGCGAGCGTTCGGCATAAGCCATCGTACCGCGACGGCTTTCCGGCGGCACGCTGGGCCACGCGCATCTCTTCCAAACGCTCGGGCGTGCAATAGCATTTGAAAGCGTTGCCGGCGTCGAGCAGCTTGGCGGCGTATTCGGCATAGATCGAGGAGCGTTCGCTCTGACGGTAGGGTCCGTACGGACCGCCGACATCCGGCCCTTCATCCCACGTGAGACCGCACCAGTGCAACGCATCCAGGATCGCGCGCTCGCTCTCAGGCGTGCTGCGCGCGCGGTCGGTGTCCTCCATGCGCAGGATAAACTGGCCGCCGTTGCGCTTGGCAAAACAGTAGTTGACCAGCGCAACGTAGGCCGTGCCGACGTGCGGGTCGCCCGTCGGAGACGGCGCGATTCGGGTTCGGACCATCGAAGCGTTATCCGACGAGTTCGCGGCGCCGGCCGCACTCGCGCTCGACGAAGTCGACGATCGACTGCAGCGGCGCTCCCGGCGTGAAAATTTCGCGGACGCCGATCGCTTTGAGTTCTGCGGCATCCTCGGGCGGAATCGTTCCGCCGCCAAAAAAAACGATATCGCCGGCATCCTGTTCCTTGAGCTGCTCGACGACCAACGGGAACAGGGTCATGTGCGCTCCCGATAGGATGGATAGACCGATCCCATCGGCGTCCTCCTGAATCGCAGTTTGGACGATCTGTTCGGGCGCCTGAAAGAGCCCGGTATAGATCACTTCCATGCCCGCGTCACGCAACGCACGTGCGATGACTTTTGCGCCGCGGTCGTGACCGTCGAGGCCGGCCTTGGCGATAACGATACGTAACGGACGTGCCATAATGAGCTAAAACACCGACCGTTCGGTGTAGCGGCCGTACACCACCACCATCGCTTCGACGATCTCGCCTTCCGTACAGTACGCGTTAACGCAATCGATCAGGTGCGGCATAAGGTTGTCTTTCGGGTCGCGACATGCGGCCTGCAGACGCTCGAGGGTCTGCGTAACGGCATGGCCGTCGCGGCTGCCGCGAACGTCGGCGACGCTGCGCGCTTGCGCGCGCTCCATCTCCTCGGTGATCTTCAGCAAATCCATCTCGATCCGTTCGTCGTCGTGCACGAAGGCGTTGACGCCGATGATCACGCGGTCTTTGGCCTCGATCGAGCGCTGATAGCGGTAACTCGCCTCAGCGATTTCCTTTTGGAAGAAGCCCGACTCGATCGCTTCGATGACGCCGCCATATTCTTCGATCTGGTCGAAGTACGCTTCAGCTTGGCGTTCCATCTCGTCGGTCAGTGCTTCCACGAAGTACGACCCGCCCAACGGATCGACGACGTTGGTAACGTTGGTTTCGTAGGCCAGAACTTGTTGGGTGCGCAATGCGATCTCGACCGATTTTTCGCTCGGAAGCGCTAGCACTTCGTCCATCGAATTGGTGTGCAGCGACTGCGTTCCGCCCAATACCGCTGCCATGGCTTCGTACGCGACGCGTACGATGTTGTTTTCGGGCTGCTGCGCCGTGGCGCTGCATCCGGCAGTCTGCGTGTGGAAGCGAAGCTGCCACGATTTCGGGTCTTTGGCGCCGTACTTCTCGCGCATGTGCCGCGCGTAGATACGGCGGGCCGCGCGAAACTTGGCGATCTCTTCGAAAAAGTCGATGTGCGAGTTGAAGAAGTACGAGAGCCGCGGTGCGAACGAATCGACGTCCATCCCGGCTGCCATGCAGGCTTCGACGTACGCAAAACCATCGGCCAGTGTGAACGCCAACTCTTGCGCCGCAGTGGATCCGGCCTCACGAATGTGATAGCCCGAAACCGAAACCGTGTTCCACTTGGGCATCTCGGCCGTGCAGAACTTGATCATGTCGACGATGATGCGCATGTGCGGACGAGGCGGAAAGATCCACTCTTTTTGGGCGATATATTCTTTGAGGATATCGGCCTGAATCGTCCCGCCGAGTTTGGCGCGCGGAATGCCCTTTTTTTCGGCGGCAGCGATGTATTGCGCCACGGCGATGGCGGCCGGTCCGTTGATCGTCATCGAGGTCGTGATGTCGCCCATGTCGATGCCGTCGAACAGCGTTTCCATATCGGCCAGGGAGTCGATCGCGACGCCGCACTTGCCGACCTCGCCGCGCGATTGCGGGGCGTCCGAGTCGTAGCCCATGAGGGTCGGCATGTCGAACGCCACCGATAGACCGTGCTGGCCTTGCGCCAGCAGGAAATGATAGCGCTCGTTGGTCTGTTTAGCCGATCCAAAGCCGGCGAATTGGCGCATCGTCCACAGGCGGTCGCGATAGCCGTTTGGATGGATGCCGCGGGTGTACGGATATTGTCCGGGCCACGCCAGGTCGCGGGGTAAATCGAGAAGCTCGACATCCTTCGGAGAGTAGACCGTTTGGAGCGGGACGTCGGATAGCGTGCGGTCGGTCGCGCCCGAACCCGGACCGCTACGGCGCTTGCCGCGCTGAGACGCAGCCTCCCAGACCCGCTCCTGCTCGAGGAATTCGAGGCTTGGGGGCATGCCCAATCCGCTGGGGCGATCGATCATCTTAGCCACAGATCTGTTTCCTTATCATTCCGCACCCCGATTTTCGACGGTCGCTTATTCCTTACCCACACCAAACGTTTCGAGCAACCGGTCGGCGGCGGCATACGGGTCGGTCCCGCCATCGCTCGTTTCACGCAGCCTTTGGTCCAGCCGCCGTTCGAGTCCGCCGAGCGCCAGCTGGCGAACCTGATGAACGAACGTCTGCCGGAGCTTATCGCCGTATTTTCCGCTGGCGTGCAGGTAGGCCGCGTGGCTTTCGATCGCCGTCCAGAGGTCGTCGATACCCTGGCCCGTGAGCGCCTGCGTCATGGCCAATTCCGGAACCCAGCCTGGAAAACTGAG contains the following coding sequences:
- the uvrB gene encoding excinuclease ABC subunit UvrB; this translates as MSQRFELVAPFGLAGDQPKATQALAEGVERGDRTQTLLGVTGSGKTMAMARTVELVQKPTLVLCHNKLLAAQLCAEFRDFFPKNAVEYFVSYFDYYQPEAYVASTDTYIEKDSSVNDEIERLRHSATQSLLTRPDTLIVASVSCIFGLGSPSDYMEMSVRVRVGDSLDRDVFLRKLIDMQYRRNDLNLVRGTFRVRGDVLEFVAVDEELVHRIEFFGDEIEAINVVNIMTGEYVESKDELHIFPAKHFITPDEKLRSAVDSIEAELADRLKYFRAHGKLLEAQRLEMRTRYDLDMLREVGYCNGIENYSRHLTGREPGSTPSCLIDFFPKDWLLFADESHVTLPQVRGMYGGDRSRKEVLVEHGFRLPSALDNRPLTYEEFDDHVKQAIYVSATPGAYETGRSSQVVEMIIRPTGLVDPEVDVRPTRNQIDDLMEEIRVRSDRQERVLVTTLTKKMAEDLTDFLLEMGLRARYLHSEIDTLERVAILRDLRIGTFDVLVGINLLREGLDLPEVSMVGILDADKEGYLRSGTSLIQTIGRAARHVEGKVIMYADVMTESMARAIGETKRRRELQVAFNTEHGIEPRSIRKEVRDILGMVGATRENTEKFKYDKLPREIALKTAADLDRRMRELAANLEFEKAAALRDELVELRKQIGGNEGLLFAGKAPKIFDRALQELVGG
- a CDS encoding ribose-phosphate pyrophosphokinase; this translates as MSLTPLIFSGTSNPQLATDIARRLRLNVGKALVGEFRNAETRVEIGENVRGAEVFVVQSICRTPQGKSVNDALMELLLMIDALRRASAARITSVIPYYGYAKQDKKTKGREPISAKVVANLLKVTGSKRIVTMDLHAAQIQGFFDIPVDNLVATPVLCEYLKKQGLCDGNVTIVSPDAGGVHRAEIFAKRLNSSLAIVFKRRPEPDVSEVTDIVGDVAGRAAVIVDDMISTGGTLAKAAEAIKARGATRVFTVATHGIFAGEAVDVLERSDIEKVIVTDTVPFANVPEHPKFVQLSIAQTFADAINRITTNRSVSELFGDDQPLPPAA
- a CDS encoding 50S ribosomal protein L25, translated to MATADFNLSVEKRVKPGTTGSNALRRHGKIPAVLYGHGSQPESIAIDAKAFAELLHHGARNAIVTLKPDGGPNETALVRTIQFHPVSHRILHADFQRVSANEAIVATLDVVTAGVAPGVKDSGGVMDVVMHQLEIQGPASQIPEHLEADVSKLGLYEHVTAGDIKLPEGFTMITPADTIVVSVEASRTERQVEEAATGPTAAAEPQVIGATDEK
- the pth gene encoding aminoacyl-tRNA hydrolase, yielding MVAGLGNPGKEYAATRHNAGFMVVDEVARRYAVTHWKKKDSAEQAFDAARRVVFVKPTSFMNLSGAPLRLISSWYKTPPGGVLVVVDEMDVAFGKLRMRPFGGHGGHNGLRSIIATIGDTFPRLRIGVGRPSFASVDHVLSPFDASERERLPDVVAAAADAVDLWLREGLEAAMQFANNWQITPTDTPPECD
- a CDS encoding M48 family metalloprotease; its protein translation is MGRAIRRIVLGTIVALTLFGAFGFAGADAAATRPNQTDRIVDAIPRGDLLTKPASALVDSDRQVVARRLTAFQLPGWFVMVLFEALALAYFWSSGRAAGLRDWLRRRWKTRWSVRFAFGAALALIARVAALLPAFYLYRVERTMGLSGELTRQWFGFWVLHTALAMTVAGIAAALILWLVERTHQWYIYTILAILGVSISWAYARPYFEVPQQSVLQPVSGVLAQQISAALARGGIHDVAAYTQRPSGSPFAGAVMLGGLQHRVVLDGGVVAASTPEEAVYDAAFETAHAIHADPLFVALIEGGIIIIFSALAVVLADRCGFRRDDDPLSRLALVGALLALVYIGAVPVRNAALRSYDFDADRYAVSIGGDPAAAIRSIVRATDQQMQEACPGLGARLFLNNRPDASARIAAINRIPAGCP
- a CDS encoding GGDEF domain-containing protein, whose translation is MKRRPSRVSSDARLLHAATSLLDASRRSPSHVVDAIAQTLSQVERGADVLAVFVVEDGELRCAHVRGHRASYLEGWRLPFGDGRGLVARAAATQVCATMPRDGRGLLLADRSAVAVPWMDGSTLAAIAYASSIYPGAEMSLPAIAMSAAPFAAACEREAVRTEAEIDESTGLLTARAFRRRLDDEIRHASSRRPPAPMCLWFVDVDGFKDVNDRLGHRAGDGVLRTLASLLRAQAVAGLDVAARAGGDEFCLLARATGKARAIERAHDLCAAVNRHAFALAGVTTSIGVAAYPHDASTPGELLDAADRAMYYSKHTGRNRVSFSLAAGRWASVLPEAAVLNPRTSRRWDERSAESFSERSSR
- the glmU gene encoding bifunctional UDP-N-acetylglucosamine diphosphorylase/glucosamine-1-phosphate N-acetyltransferase GlmU — its product is MIRAIVLAAGKGTRMKSSRPKVLHDLCGRPMLWYVLNGLREAGIDDVVVVVAADVRERIASFGVRTVVQTEQRGTGDAVRAALDDMPENASGRILIASGDMPLISGSIFGDVLRELDGERVDLALVTVKMPLPSSFGRIVRRNGAVEGIVEARDATPEQLALDEVNAGVYAFSEPALRQAIGGLRADNAQGEFYLTDTVRGLVEAGKRVHAVSAPKHEDAIGINDRVELARARRAMNERICEQHMRDGVTIVDPATTYLEPELMIGRDTVIYPNTTISRLSEIGEGCVIGPNARVSYAKIGDGSEIRDSIVVDSTIGRGVTVGPYAQVRDKADLGDEVQIGNFVEIKKSAFAAGSKAKHLSYVGDAVVGEEANIGAGTITCNYDGRQKNQTTIGRDVSIGSNTSLIAPVTLGDGSLTGAGSVVTRDVPPGERVAGNPARPLPNRSH
- the gltX gene encoding glutamate--tRNA ligase, with protein sequence MVRTRIAPSPTGDPHVGTAYVALVNYCFAKRNGGQFILRMEDTDRARSTPESERAILDALHWCGLTWDEGPDVGGPYGPYRQSERSSIYAEYAAKLLDAGNAFKCYCTPERLEEMRVAQRAAGKPSRYDGLCRTLAPGEIAEKEAAGIPHVVRLRVPDEGVCQVNDLRRGVIEFEWTSVDMQVLIKSDGMPTYHLANVVDDHLMQITHVLRGEEWVSSAPKHLLLYGYFGWEPPALLHLPLLRNPDKSKLSKRKNPTGILFYRAMGYVSEALMNFLGLLSNPVREGESEILDLQQMVERFELEHVPVGGPIFDTAKLDWVNGRYLRERLTPQTFAERMRAWAGAGTDRWDRIAALAQPRVERLSDVAPLLAFLLAGRLKVSREALVSGKLDELQTRQVLALTMWTLETLTEFSVGGIEFAIDRVAGAMGRKPREIARPLYVAVTGSATSIPLYDSMELLGRDMTRERLRGALELLGAPSKREQDDWRRDFDTALRPQEGSI